ACCGGGTCATCCGCGACCGCCGGTGCCGGGGCGCCCCCGGCGAGCATCAGCCCGCCGAGAACCGTGATCAGGGCCTGCCTCATTCGGCGGGCATCCCAACATAGGCGATCCGCCAGATCGCCCCGGCGAAGTCATCCGAGACCAGCATCGAGCCATCGGGCAGGAATTCGATGTCCATCGGACGCCCGCGATACTCGCCGGTCTCTTCGTTCAGCCAGCCATCGGCGAATACCTCCGCGCCCACCGCATCCCCGGTTTCGGGATCGAGGGCAGTGAACATCACCCGGGCGCCCACCGGCGTGGTGCGGTTCCAGGACCCGTGCTGCGCCCAGAAGATGCCCCCATGATACGCCTCGGGGAAGCTGCTGTCGTGGTAGAACCGCATGCCCAGATCCGCCGCATGGGCGGTCAGCTCAAGTTGCGGCTCGACAAAGGTCACCCCCTCGGGCCGGGGGAAATCCGCCTCCGAGACGATCTCGACCCGGGCATTGGTCCAGGGGAAGCCGAAATGCTGACCCGCCTCGGTCTGCCGGTTCAACTCGCCCGGCGGGATATCGTCGCCCATCCCGTCGACCTGGTTGTCGGTCCACCACAACTCACCCGTCGCCGGGTTGAAATCCTGCCCGACCGAGTTGCGCACGCCGCGGGTATAGACCTCGCGCTCTGAGCCGTCGGTGTTCATCCGGATGATGCCGCCGATGCCGATCTCGTCATACATCTCGATCTTGTCCAGCGGCTGCACGTTGTGCGGCTGGCCGAGCGAGACATAAAGCTTGCCGTCCGGGCCGATGTCGCACACCCGGGCGGAGTGGTTGAAGCTCTCTTCCTCGACCGGGATCAACTCGCCCTGCGGCACCACGGTGCCCACGGCGATATCCGGACTCTCGAAGAAGAACTCGGCAGCCGGGAAGACCAGGATGCGGTTCCGCTCGGCGATGTACAGGAACCCGTCCGGCGAGAAACACGGCCCGTTGGGGATGTCGAAGGTGACCGAAGGCGCGAAGTCCTTGACCTCATCGGCGACCCTGTCGCGATCCCGGTCGACGATGGACCAGACCTTGTCCTTGCGCGTGCCGGCGAACAGGACGGTGCCCTGGGGCGCCATGGACATCGAGCGGGCATCGGGCACAACCGCATAGAGGCTGACCTCGAAGCCGTCGGGCACGTTGATGTGCTGGATGATGTTGCGCAGCGCCTCGGCCCGGTCGCCGCCCTGATCGATGAAGGTGAATGTCGCGCCGGTTTTCTGCATGTTGGACAATTTTTCCATGTTGTCCTGCGCGTGCGCGACGCCGGTCGCCGCGACGCACAGCGCCACGGACCCGAGTAGTGATTTCATGTTTTCCTCCCAAAGTGGTCTGATGAACTTACCAATATTGGGTCATTATTTCCGATTCGAGAAGAATTGATTTACGTCAACTTATGCTTACAATACGCCCGAGAATCGGTCATAAAGCACTGAAACTGCTGTTCTTTCAACTGGATAGGTTGTGTCAGAACCCTTCATCCCCTCGACATTAGATGACCTGAAGGCAGTGACGGGCCTTGCATTCATGCAGGCAGTGCTGTCAGGCAAACTACCAAGTCCTCCCATGGCAGAAACGCTAGGCTACCGTCTGACCGAAGTCGCTCCGGGCCGCGTGGTGTTCACCGGCACGCCCGATCCGGCGCATTGCAACCCCATGGGCGGGGTCCATGGCGGCTGGTACGGCACCCTGCTCGATAGCGCGATGGGCTGCGCGGTGATGACAACCGTGCCGAAGGGCCGCCTCTACACGACGCTGGAGTACAAGATCAACATCACCCGCGCCCTGCCACCGGGCACCCGGATCGCCGCCGAAGGGGTCGTCGATCACGGGGGCCGGACCACCGCCGTGGCCCATGGCGAGATCCGCGGCCTGGCCGATGGCAAACTCTATGCCACCGGCACGACGACCTGCCTGATCCTGAACGGCTGAGCCCGCCCGCGCCAGCACGCGCCGCTCCTCGCGCGGCGCACTACGCCGCCCCGCGCGCACCACCCCTTGCGCCGGATCCGGCGGACCTTGTCAGGACCGGGCGCCACGCCGCGGAAGGCGCAGCCGGGCACGCAGCCGCGGAAGATCCCCCCGCGGCATGGTCCACAGCCCTTGCGTCGCGCGCCGCAGAAACGGGATCTTCGGAATGCGGGGAACCGACTCGTGCAGGCTCTCGGACCGGTCCAAACCGACCTTGCGCGCGCCGCGCAGCAAGAACAGCTTACCCCAACGCCGCCAGGACCCCATCGAGGGCGCCGCGGCGTCGCGCGGGAACCGGTCCTGCCACCGGTCCGGCAGGCGCAGCCCGCAACTCTCCGCCTGCTCCAGTATCCAGACCAGCGGAATATTCGCCAGCGGACGCGCCGGGGCAAAGCCCGCAAGCTGCCCGCCGATATCGCCATGGGTGCCGCGGAACCAGACCTGCTCCACATGCCCGTTCCAGCCTGGCGGACAGGTCCACAGCACCGGCGCGAAAGCCAACCGCCGCTCGTTCAGCGCCAGCGCGTGGAACCCGTGCCTGACCGACGCGCTCAGCTGGTCGGAATGGAACTCGGTCGCCATGGGGGCCAGCCGCCACAGAACCGGCGCGCGGATGCCCAGCGCCTTGACCGTATCCCAGGCCCCGATC
The Dinoroseobacter shibae DFL 12 = DSM 16493 genome window above contains:
- a CDS encoding DUF2235 domain-containing protein, which translates into the protein MAAPSVHTPTDHIVILDGTMSSLMPGRETNAGLAYKLIRDRRDPHVTLFYEPGIQWQGWRRSIEVIAGIGINRQIRRAYRFLAHRYRPGDRIFLLGYSRGAYAVRSLAGVIDQMGLLRPEAATDARVGQLYRYYQERRGSRWAAKFAARYCHRDVPIEMIGAWDTVKALGIRAPVLWRLAPMATEFHSDQLSASVRHGFHALALNERRLAFAPVLWTCPPGWNGHVEQVWFRGTHGDIGGQLAGFAPARPLANIPLVWILEQAESCGLRLPDRWQDRFPRDAAAPSMGSWRRWGKLFLLRGARKVGLDRSESLHESVPRIPKIPFLRRATQGLWTMPRGDLPRLRARLRLPRRGARS
- a CDS encoding PQQ-dependent sugar dehydrogenase, whose translation is MKSLLGSVALCVAATGVAHAQDNMEKLSNMQKTGATFTFIDQGGDRAEALRNIIQHINVPDGFEVSLYAVVPDARSMSMAPQGTVLFAGTRKDKVWSIVDRDRDRVADEVKDFAPSVTFDIPNGPCFSPDGFLYIAERNRILVFPAAEFFFESPDIAVGTVVPQGELIPVEEESFNHSARVCDIGPDGKLYVSLGQPHNVQPLDKIEMYDEIGIGGIIRMNTDGSEREVYTRGVRNSVGQDFNPATGELWWTDNQVDGMGDDIPPGELNRQTEAGQHFGFPWTNARVEIVSEADFPRPEGVTFVEPQLELTAHAADLGMRFYHDSSFPEAYHGGIFWAQHGSWNRTTPVGARVMFTALDPETGDAVGAEVFADGWLNEETGEYRGRPMDIEFLPDGSMLVSDDFAGAIWRIAYVGMPAE
- a CDS encoding PaaI family thioesterase encodes the protein MSEPFIPSTLDDLKAVTGLAFMQAVLSGKLPSPPMAETLGYRLTEVAPGRVVFTGTPDPAHCNPMGGVHGGWYGTLLDSAMGCAVMTTVPKGRLYTTLEYKINITRALPPGTRIAAEGVVDHGGRTTAVAHGEIRGLADGKLYATGTTTCLILNG